AGTCGTGGATTCATTTGAGTGGATTTTTAAAAATTCCTCGAAGCAATGGGGCAAAGAATAACAACATCGTGTGTAATTACAGACCAGTGCCCTGGAATTAAAATGGCGTGCCCAAATGTCTTCAAGCATTCTGTGCACAAgtactgcatgtggcatatcatgcagaAAATGTCAGAGAAGGTGGGAAGGGCAATCTGCAATGACACGGAAGTTATGACCGACATAAATGCCGTTGTGTGGGATGTCGACCTCGAGCCAGAAGAATTTGAACAAAACTGGGAAACTGTTATTGAAGCCCATGGTATGCAAAGCAACCGGTGGTTGAAGTATGTATTTGCAATAAGACGAAAGTGGATACCGGCTTACTTTCGGGATCTGCCTCTAGGTTGTTTACTGCGGACAACCCAGAGATCCGAAAGTTCAAACAGCTATTTCAAGCGCTTTGAAAGCCACTTTGGAACCCTTGTCGAGTTCTGGATGAGGTACAATTCCGCAATAGAACAGCAGAGACATTCACAAAGGAGGTTGGACACTGCCAACGAGCATAATATGCTCGAGAGAGTAGGGCCGATGAAGGTAGAGATGCATGCCTCACTTGTCTACACACATCCTATCTTTGCAGACTTTCGTAACGAAGTCAAACATGTGATATGCAAAAGCATAGGGGTCGGGAATTTGACAACAAGTAGGGACGGTGGAGTACCATGATGTTCGTGATAGATCGGGAAGCACGAGACTTCCGAGTGGAATTTAACACCAAAACTAACGAGAGCAAATGTGCTTGTAAGCTGTTTGAGAGGCATGGCATTGTCTGTCGGCATATACTGtgggtgtggaatggtaggcAGGTACACAGGATACCTGAGCCTTATGTCCTTGCCCGATGGACAAAGAAATCCTACAGGCCAATTGTCCAagatgaaaatggaaaggtgATAGAAGACATTGATGAAGCTGACATCAAGAAAGCCGATatgtcaaaggtttggtctgaGATTTATGCAATCGTCGGGGTGATGGACGGTTATGCTACGGTTAAACAGATGAAGCAATCGCTGAAAACCCCGACACGGATTCAGGGAGAAAATCACAGACCAATTGAACCGAAAACTAAAAACCAGGAAATCGAGGCTCTTCTTGGAATCACAGCTTCAATGATATTGACCTTCGACCGccaaacaaggccaagaataagggCAGTGGTAAAAGATTGAGGTCGTCGAAAGAAAAGGCCAAGAGCAAGCCACAAAAGAGGAAGCGAAGATGCGTTAACTGCAAGAAGTGGGTGAACCACAACAGTAGAACTTGTAATCTTCCATTTGCTGAAAGTCCCCCttcgatgacgatgatgaagaagaatcaaATCGAAGAGGTATGAATCAACTATTACTCTcctattattctaatgttatcctcttattctaCTTGTTATTGCCCTATTATTCCGGTGTTACTCGCTATTCGATCTTTGTTGTGTTATTCTACtttgctattctgctattaatgtgttgttatttttaaatagaaaacggatattcttcgtagaaatggatAGTCTCTGCAATATGCAGTAGTGTTGCTAAATTTGCTCTaattgttattctactgctattaatgttattctactCGCTATTCGCTATTAATGTATTTGCTAAATACTAAGCAAACATTGCAGGAATATGAATCagatgcatgaactaacaaagacaaaagagacgcaaaagacagcggctacgatgaagaccttgcctaaaaatgtcaaagacttttactatttgtcattgtttgaattacattttaacctaaaatgtttcttctagataataaagtgagacctacattatatgagaattaatactagttactttaatttttttgttaatattatccATTGTTTTTCCACAAACCACCCACAAAATAAAACTGCATTTACACACTACAATAATAGTTGAATAATAACAGattagtaatatttataaaaagcagttccacttttcagtttttatcaaaaacagttacctaacctaatctaatataattacaggaaaattgtttgtattccccaagcccctataaatactgctattgcgtgtttaaaaaaaaacacacacacacactgaataagtacagaaaaactgtttgtattccagaaaaaactctgcatctcctctgcaaaaggtaatttcttatcttttttttttgttggtagacagatgatttcttatctttctatactttattacagaaaaactgtttctattccccaagcccctataaatactgctatttcgagtaaaaaaacaaacacacacattgaaaaagtccattccaaaaaaaaaactttatctcctctgcaaaaaggtaatttcttatctttctaatctttatttttcattcatGTATATTTTTCTTATCTGTCTACACTATACTCGATGCTGCAGAAAAGGTAattctctttcttcttctttggtttgcttttaatttggttgaaatattttaaacatctttttataatgcaaaaagtttCATACTTCCAATGATGCAGGATGAGTGACGTAACTGACGATAACCGAAGGTCCCCGACAAGGGAGGAAATCGATGAAGCGAAACGGACGATAGAGTTAATcgacacaaggacaaatttagaggcagcagaaaaccgtgaagaggccttaataaGAGAGGTCGACAATGTTAAGGCACAGTTGAAGGTTGCTGAACATCAAAATGAACGTATGCGTAGAcagttgaaggaaaagaaaaataggaactacACAGAAGCCGACATGGACAATCAATTCATTGCTGGTGTGAATGCTTTGAAGAAGTATTACACTGAAGTCGATATTTCAATCTCTGGCAATTGGACACCATTTCTGAAAGCCATGGAACTTATGGAAGGATACAAAAACCCTTTTCAGGATGAGTCGGTGGAAGTTGAGAGTACTGTCCAAGGACCGGCGCGCAGGCGTCAGAgaatagaataaagatataaaaatctaaAGATGATGGTCCAGGGCTGCTGctttaaaatatgtttaaaatatttattgctttaaaaataatggctttaatattttagatcgttaatgtttattatgtaattaCTATCTTTAAGTGCTAGGGTTTTTAATATGAATACTCTGAACTATTGCactccttctcaaaatactatgTACTTTAAATTAACTAGAATTACTACCAACTAATGCACCGCTTCCCACATAATAGAACGAGTGGAAGGGCTACCTGTTACCCCGGTTGTCTttgtttaaaatttattttttctttcctttttcacttTTACTTTTCCTGTACCTTCATTTATCACAGTTTCTTCATCTTTTTCATGTTCCCTCCTCATACTCTTCACTTGTTCATCTATCATTCTCATTATTAATCTTCATGGCCATTAATTTCTTTGCACAAATCAGAAAGCCTACTTTTAATTTTGCCCTCATGATTCGACAATGAAAGTGGTAAATCacccaaattaaattaaaatctgAAAATTGATCAAAATCAATAGAAAATGGGAACATTCATAGGTCACGCATGTTCCTGGTTTCAATGACCGGGTCAAATATTTGGAGCTTTACACCATTGTTATTGGTACTTTCATTGATTTGTTTGCTGCTCTTCTATATTCACCTCTTCCTAAGTATTTTGTTAATGGGGTCTTGGATTCTGCTCATTTGTATTGCTTTGAGCATGCTGGAATGATGGTCGTGTTCTTCATTTTCGGTATCGTTTCGCTTGTTTCTATTAAGACCAAGTAATTTTGGGAAGGCAATGTTGATGTTTGAATGTTTTGAATATAAGGTTAGTGATGGGTTTGGATTCATTGTGAATTTATGATAGTTGAGAATTTAGGATTTGTTAATTTCCGCCTTAATTGCCCATCGTTTTAGCATTGAGGATAGTTTTCTTGTCCATGGATGTCAAGACCATAGATTAATTTTGAGGCCTAGATCTATTGCGTATATGAGGCCGATGGTTGATTAACGACGAGATTTCCGAAAAATTAACGGTATTTTTTAGGGTGAAGGTCGATTTCAGGTAATAAGTGACAGTTCGCATTGTTGTGAGATCGTTTTGGGGATGAAGGTCAGATTCCCGATGAGTTGAGTTTGGTCAGGTATAGTTTGCGTGGGGTTGTGCGGGTGTTTGGCTGGGATCGTCGCTCGTGGGTGGTGGACTGGTGGTTGGTGTGGTGTTAAAGTGGGGCCGGTTTGTACTTTAGAAATGTTAGGTGAATTTTCCGATGTTGCTATGTGAGAAACGTGGTCAAGAACTTCAGTAAAGATGATAAATTTTGATGAATGGAGTTTGTAATTAAGTTTTATTGCTGAATTGTAATCTTGGTATATTaagatcacaaattctcattgaagacatgacatatccgtcacaagctgaagatggatatcattttacctcacaatgtacccactttttctctctctgcaacactattcatgtggtcccctttctccactaacccattttgttaccattttatctcacaaaatatccgtcacaaatggtaacccgtcacaagggagaccaattgtattAAAATAGAgaatttacaaataaaaaaagTTGCAGGCATCCCTCGGAAATGCAAGAGGAATAAGATGAAGCTTTCAAGGAAGAAAAGAGTGGGGTCACTCAACACATTACCTGTTGCATCAGGTTAAAAAAAAGAGCAATTTCGTTAGATGGGAGGGAGTGCATTAGTCGGTAGTATTCCTAGTTAATTCAAAGtatagagtattttgagaaggggtgcaatagttcagagtattcccattaaataaccctaagtgctatttactactatgtttaagtaatgttggaataacagaagtctttgccagaataatagtgcaataacagcataataactgcTAATTATGCAGAATAAATACCGCAACAATaatgagaataatggtagaataacagtggaataaaaagcagtctaaaccaacttgactaaatttacataAAAGGTGAAATGTACTACATAATATACGGAGATAACAAAATAATGCtggactaacagtggaataacagcagaataaactagtccttttgtggaataatactgcaataacagcagaataaactacttGCTATgaggaataatagtgcaataacagcagaataacggtgcaataagaatagaatcatagttgagaaaaaacagccattgacagttgaatagaaaatgcatattcttcgtagaaattggatagtgtttgtaaaccttaattaaactagtggaataacagcagaataagtgtagactaatagtacaataataAAGAGTAGTAGTTTGCTTATTATGCGgagtaatactgcaataacagtagaataatggtagaataacagtggaataaaagcagtctaaaccactgcttttacacttgactaaatttacacttgaataaaaatggatagtgtttgtagaaAACAAAGGTAATAAGAAAGCTTAATTAGACTAAAATAACTGTAGACTAATTGTGCAATAACAGCACAACAACTGCTCATTATgctgaataatactgcaataacaacagaataacagtgggattagagtaaaaatggatggtgtttgaaaaaagtacaagtaatatgaaaactcaattaaattagagtacacactggaataacactagaataataggggaataacaacacaataaactAGTTATTATACAGAATAACAGTGCAATAACAACACACTAATTGTTTAACAAACAGTTTACACTAACTTAGTCTGACTTTCCTGGATACACAACAGTCAAAGGTACTGCATTCATGACGATGCCTGACTCTTCACTACCAGCAGATGATTGGGGTTTCACTTCTTGCAACTTGTTCCTTGCTGACGCCAAACCCAACGTCTTCGGCCTTTGATTCTCACAAGCCGTCACTTTATCAAGAACTACTTGCCTATAAATATTAATATCCGCCAAGATCAGGGAAGCCGACATTTCaacacagaagcttcgacgagcaATCTTGTTGTGAAGATTGGACTCAAACACACTTCCACCATATTCGACCATCGTGTAGAGCAAGAAACACCCCGACTCGGAATTCAGCAGTTCCTTCTTTTTCCAATTAAAAGGAACATCAACGATTTTGAAATTGTGGCAATCTTGCGACTTCATAACATTATGACCCTCCATAAAAACATACATATAGTTTGCCACAATCTCGGCCAATCTTCTGTAATCCGCTAATTGGTTAGCAtcgtgattcatgttgtccaaaatatcaatcgattcattcataaaattGATGCAGAAACAAGAGTAATGATCATTGTACAGAATCGGCACAAATACAAGGTCTGAGTTCAGACGACATCTTCCATTGCAGGAATCGAAAAACACATTCCAGAATTTCAATGACTTCTTACCCGGACCGTCAAGAGGGCTTGAGGAATCAAAGTTCTCTAAGAGTGAATAAAGAGCATCCTCCTAAacagaaagcataaacaaccaaaaatagtgCACAAGTGTTAACTTTATATCAGTACATGTGAGTAAATATGTAGGTAATAACGCAAAATAGCAAAGCAAAAAACAAAATACCATAAGACGAAGTCCGAAAAACATTGAGCTTGGTTCTGAACGTTCCTCAAactccaacgaattcaaaagaatcGACCAAACATCGACTACTCTTGTTGACATCATAGCAGCTGCATCCACAATGGAAACAATATCCCCTTGTCCAAAAACACGCCGACGTCGTCGTTGTACAACACTAACATCTCACTGCATtcacaaaaaaaatatatatgatAAGAACAATGTGATTACAGTGGTAtaaacagcagaataacagttcaataacggaataataacagtagaataatagtGGAAAaacagcggaataatagtggtataacagtagaataacaaagGGGAATTAACAGTGGGATTACAATGGActaacagcggaataatagtggtatgACAGTAGAATAACAGTTTACTAACAACAGAATAACAGAACGAATTAACAGTGGAATTACACTGGActaacagcggaataatagtggtataacagtaaaataacagttcaataacagcagaataacaaaggGACCTAACAGTGGAACTACTGATACTAGTTTGACAAAATAACAGCAAAGATAATAACAGTTAGACAATGAGAATAATAGTGGGAAACAAAAAGACTAACTGAACAGgaacaccacaatcaaagaaatgaaaatcgaCACATACTCTTCTTTCAAGTGAGCGTCTTCACGAAGAACAAAGTCCACCACTTGCTTCTGCACCTTCAACATCTTAGAGAACTGTTTTCTGTTCTTCCAAAACAAATCCGACATCGCAACAAAAACTCGTCCTCCTCGGCCCGCAATCCATAGAGCAACCTGACCCATCGTCCGCCTTACCCTTTTACGACTACCCAAAGCCGACTTTGGAGTCACGGTGCTATCCACACCCCTGCTTCCTACTTGACGGCTGGCAGTAGGGGTGTTTATAGAGAATTCAGTGCTATCAATGACAGTAGGAGAAGCGACGGGCTCGACAACAAAGTGCGTCGTCTTAACCTTCTTACCAACAGTTTTCACCCTGCCAGAACCACGACGTTTCTTACCGCTTTGAGAAACCCTCGCTTCCGCATCCTCAATACGCCGTTTCTCTTCAAGCacactcagggtttcctttcTCGTCTTGTTCAACTCCTCCAAACTTTTCAACACATCTCCCCTGGACTCGTTCATATCAGACAGCACCAACAAGGCAACGATATCAGCGCGGCAAAGGGCTCTTGAATCAGAATTACCCAAGGCACAATCAAAAATAGTTCCACGGtaaaagagcatgtgcaacatcgtatatacaccgcagtccaaattttcaatcgcagcggtttgccaggtaaaagggacgttgacaattttataatctttaacctccccGCCTCGGGCAACTCCTTTGTTGACCAGGAAATCAGACATCAAGCTCACCTTCAAATAAgcaaggaaaaagaaaacataattattaacaatacttaaacaaactaggctaaacaccaagagaaaattaggcacaataaatgacttacaacagtttgacaatacaccaaacgtacacacggctgttgatcatcagcaaacatcgcctcttgaaatacattatcaTGATATTCAACCCTCTTCGCATTGAAGTTGATGCACAAACAATTTGAAGTGCTCATACAAAAGAATTGGGATGAAAAATGggaaaatatttggccaaaaaaattgttactaattatgtggtttttaaaaaaaaagcagAAACACATGAGAGAATAACAGAGAGTAATAGTAGAGTAagagaataatagtagaatacacACAAGTGAGTAAAACATACCATATCGTAATTAAGATCACACTCTCTCTTGTTGTTATTGACAAACACAAATAAATGACAATATGACTTCCGCACATAAATCACTCCTGAAAGCCTTCTCATGTTTCGACGGCGTACAAATTCGCCCCAATGGATTCTAAACaaaaagtggagaaaagagttgaaacgtgatgcaaaaatgaaaaataaagtaaaagaaacgataagatagaataactaaccgttgcacccatcccaaagaaaagtcgacttggacttcctcttatacaagtatcattAAGAAAGAGGGACCACCAGTCCACAACACCAAGCATTATCATTGTATCTGGAACCATCGATTCCATATCCTCTCCATTCAGGTAATTGTTCACACCCCAAGTGACAAGATTCTCTCTTCAAAACCGAATAAACAggaaaaataagagtcacataaatatatttttgaagaaCAAAAAGCAGTATAATATATTAAACAGAAAGCAAAAAATTTTTACAATAAAAACGAGCTCTTACCCTTGCGAAATGTTATGATCATTCAAGAAGCAGTAGTCTACAACCTCTTTCCGCTTGGATAGCATTGGGTTGAAAACATGTCCCATCgttatcattgattttgacagGACAACTAGCTGAGGATCCACAGGACCACAATCATAGGTGCATCCGAAATTCGAGGCACAATGACAACGGTAGCTCCTCATGTGCAGCAGAGTGCGCAAATAACTTGTACCGATATTAGGAACATTCAACCCAAAGAACGCCGTTGTCCTCTCGGACAGCCTCACCAACAACAGTACCAGCCTCCAACACAACCTCGGAATCCTGTTTATCAGATTTATCTATCTCAGACGCAGCCCCAAGCAACAAGTCCGCATGACAAGACATCACCACATCCGCTACTTCCTCTTCTGCAGTCACAAATGCTTCACTGCCAACTTGAGTGGAATGTTGAGTGTCATTACGCAATGGAATGTTAGCACCGGTATCCGTCACCTTCGTCTCAGGCAAACAAGCATCAGTCTTTGGAATTTGAGTTGCTTGAACCTCTACTGGTGTACGCTCAACAGTATTAGGCACGTCCTCTGGCGGATTATCAACAAGatagtcttcaacttgaatgttaacgtcctccaaatcattgttaacatcctccacgtcaatggtaatgtccccaacatcaactactttctcaccGACATCATCTGGCTCTCCATAACGAAACTGAATATCAGCACAGATATCCGTCGTAATAGAATCTCAACCGAGTGGTGACAATTGTGGAGTCCCCACCTTTGCACTTTGTTGAATGATGGGACTATGTTCAACACTCTTATTTTCAGCTATAGTCGGTTGCACATCCGAAAGCCCgacacactcctcataaaattgagaaaatagactaaatgatgggggttcaatgatgacatctACAATACTAGATT
The sequence above is a segment of the Silene latifolia isolate original U9 population unplaced genomic scaffold, ASM4854445v1 scaffold_180, whole genome shotgun sequence genome. Coding sequences within it:
- the LOC141638116 gene encoding protein FAR1-RELATED SEQUENCE 5-like; this encodes MGQRITTSCVITDQCPGIKMACPNVFKHSVHKYCMWHIMQKMSEKVGRAICNDTEVMTDINAVVWDVDLEPEEFEQNWETVIEAHGMQSNRWLKYVFAIRRKWIPAYFRDLPLGCLLRTTQRSESSNSYFKRFESHFGTLVEFWMRYNSAIEQQRHSQRRLDTANEHNMLERVGPMKVEMHASLVYTHPIFADFRNEVKHVICKSIGVGNLTTSRDGGVP